The genomic region ATTAACCATGTGGCAGTCATGACTCCTGTTGGGTGTGTTACCTAGTAAACTGAAATAGCTAGACTGTTATAAAGCCAGCATCTTGCTGGGGGAATATTTGAAAGCTATCGTAGTTTGGAAGCTACCATAGTTTCTCAGGTCCATCCATAACCTAAATCCAGAATTACAGATTTGGAGGAATTGGGAGCCTTTAACATATATAAAGCGTTTTGATTACTGATTGTAACTGTAATAGCTCATCAGAGGAATGAAGCTTTTTCCTTATCTTCAACTGTTCAAAATCAATAGATTTAGCAAATCAATTTAGATGATCATTTTGTTGTTTGAATACTACATAATCTTTTGTAACACCAAAGAAAACCCACTAGCCCAGCCGCTATAGTGACCTGGAGACAGCAACTGTGGTTTTGCAGTATAGGCAGTTACAGATCTGTTATAGTATAGATCTAATCATTATGATCTTCCTCACATTAACTAGTACTACGTAGAGTTTGAAACTGCATCTGATGCCTTTTTCTCATCTCATATTGCCCTTCGATCTCTGTGAGGTGTTACTGTACTTTAAGTGCAATAACCACAAGGTGGAGCTATAACCTGAATTAACCCCGTGAAGCAATGTCATGCCTGCGGGTTGAAGTAGGCATGCTCTCATATTTTCACATAAAGAAGCAGCTAACAGCAGTTTGGATCCCAGGTCACGCCCCTCCCCCTTTGACCTCTTGTAATAACCGTGTTCAGTAGCAAGCTCATTTATCCTTCGCTGCAAAGACAGCAATCAATGCAGAAATCGATGTGAATCACAGTGAACAAGACATCTCCTCGGCATTCTTCATTAAGCTCTAGAGGAGCGTCCTCGTTCAGCAGTTCGACGGTGGAACTGCTCCGGACAGTATGATAACACCAGCCTTCGAGCTGAGCCAAGACTCGGACTACCTCACGCTGGTTATCCGCGTTCCCTACACCAGAACGTCAGAATTTGACGTCTACGTCGACGGAGATGACTTCAAGTTCTATGCCAAGCCTTATTTCCTCAGGTCAGTGACTTTATGGACGTTTTTGTACTGGCGCTCACTTACCAATGGATGCAAAATACCGACATTAAAAAGCAGAATGAATTCAATTCCAGTTCATTACATATGATGGATTAAATCCAGACCAGAATGGTGGGCATCTTGATCCTCTGTCCTTACAGGTTGAGTTTGCCTGGAAGAATTGTGCAGGATGGACGAGAAAAGGCCTGTTTTGACATCGATAAAGGTAACACTCTCGATAAAGGTAACACTCGATAAAGGTAACACTGCTCTCTGGGCCTCCGACCTGCTGCAGTGCTAGTGGTTCTAGTAGCACTAGTTCTGTGACGCTGAAGCAGTTGCTTAGCTCAGTTTTGGATTTCATGGTAAATAGCAACTGAATCTTAACAGCTTGCCAGATATAACTCGTACCATCTTTTTGAAGGTACTGATTACAAGCAACAAttataaagaaattacaaccAAAGCATTTCATGATCGGAATCGAGAGACCGGAGCATGAATATTCAGAGACCAATATGCACCCAGAGTCTGGCaacttttttttattctttatttcgTTATTTCATTTCAGTATTAGTGGTACATGCACCTAATGCTATAACTGCTTTTAGCTCCGGATTCGTTATTCTCTTACTGTTTACTTACTCCATCTTAATGGATGGAAGGGACTCCCTGACCACATAAGGGGAAATAAAATAATTCTCTGATCATAAAACAGAAAAAGCATTTAGATTCCAGCGGTGGGTATCTTGAATGGCCCTTGACTGATCAGATTAGAGAAGGGGTCATGTTCACTGAGGACGGGACTAATCCCTCGAGACTCAGTGCCTCGTGTGTACGAGACATCACAAAGGAAAAGAGATAATGTCAAATCAGCTGCAGCTACACTTGTTCACGGTGGGTTTTGAAAGGCAAAAGCTAATCCCCAATCAGCCAAGTCAGAATCGAGCCTTGGTGCTTTTATCCCCGCGACAAAGGAGAGCGAAGACGCTCCGTTTGAGTGAAAGTGACGTGCCACGTTGTGCATGCCATCAAATGAAACCCAGGGAAGAACAACCACCCACACAATGGTGTCACAGTAGACATCCAAACAAATAACTTGATGCTAATTGACTCATCAGAAGTACTGAGAATGTAACTCGAGTCTTACTGATTGATGGAAACAAAGCCTTTGtagtcgtcccccccccccccccccccctcccacatgGAGACGTTCGTTACGTGTTCACATATGATGAATTAATTCATTTTCCCACCTCTCCCTGCGCTCTCTACCTGAGGCTATATATGCTGGATATATTTAATCATAGCAATCTGGCTGTCAGATGATATTCCTGAAACTAGGCCTCCGTAACTGTTCAGGGGTCAGATGTTTGTGTCCTCAGGTCCTCTTATGACAGAACATCTTGACTGGTGGTTAGCAGTGTGTTTGACATTTGAAGGACTAATCCCTTCCAGGTCCAGCATAGCTGCGGGGTTCTTTTagaacaggggtgcccacagttttcagcttgcgagctacttataagatgaccaggtcagaaagatctaccggggtggcggcgaacgtaatttgttgagcgggggggggggggggggggggggggggggggggtgggtggcggcgaacgtaatttgttgagtggatcgcgatcgacgtaatgagcacccctgtttTAGAAGATACCACATCACGTCTCCCCTGTGCTCCCACTGTGTAATTATTGTttttggctgtgtttttagCCGAACCAGCGTTTTATTCACATATTTAATTAATGGTCCTGGACAGCTTATAGACGGTTGGAGTCGACCCCATAATAACAAACGCTCTCTCTGCACTTCTGTGTCTTCTCTTCATCTGTGTCTTCTCTTCATCTGTTGTGACAGTTTCGCTCCGTTCTTCGGTCCGTTCTTCCCTCCTGTCTTCATCCCTCTTATTAATCATCTATCCGTGTTGCGGCGGAACAGAAGCAGCAGTGCGATGGCGGCTGACCTATCCGTCGAAACGCTGACAGGCCTCTTAATGAGCTCTCTGTTAGAGATGTTAATTATGCGCGACGGCTGTAGTCTCTTGCTCGTCACCTCGATGGCCTCATTTCTGCCGCGACCCCGGCAGTGCGCGGTGAATAATTTAGTAGCAGTCAGTCATAAAGCACCTTTAATTGTTTTGCGTGTTTACATAACTAATTATAAATCATTCGGATGTCTCGTCAGGGTCCTCAGCCGAAGTAATTATCCGCGTATCCAGATAATATTGTAGGTAAGCAACGCAATGCAGTGTTGGACggggttttttattattattattaatgctgTGCATATTTGGCAGCCGTTTAGGTGATCGTGGAATCCCACCGGAATTTCCCGCACAGAACGAGATTGAATTTATTTACTTGTTAATTTAGCTAATGTGCCACCTCATCACTACAGTCTTTAGTAGATCCTTAGTTACTGTAGAAGCTAAATTTAATAAGCGATCTATTTTAGTAACTTTTTTTTGCCTTCTTTATGTACAGCTTACAGCGCGTGAGTGGGGATAGAAATAAATAGATATAGGAACATTATTCATCCATTACAGCTATATGAGAAGGACTTGTGGTGTACAGTTATATCTGTAACCCATTCatcattttaaatgtatttaaagaCTAAGGAACGAAATGCAGTGATTTCAGAAGTAGATCGATCTGTTTACGAGACAAACCAGATGGAGCTAATAAAATGAAGATGGTTACAAAGTTATGGGATGATGGTTTACTGTGCAACAAGGCCTCAAACTCTTGCTGGACTGTGTTCTGGACAGCACAGCCTCTCATACTTGCatacatactgtgtgtgtgtgtgtgtgtgtgtgtgtgtgtgtgtgtgttttatgtcagGTCTTTTCACACTGCGTGTCCCAAAGGAGAAGGCAGGACATCATTTTGAGGGCCTGCAGATGCTAACCAGTCTCTTGGCCCCCAAAGGTTCCCGCTCGGCCAAGGCCCTGGTGGAGGACGTGGGTAGGTTAGAATCCCAgctctgtcctctgtgtctCCCACTCTTACTCTCACCTCCCTGGTGTTTCACTCGGTCCCTCTCGTTTTTGAAGGGGCATGTGGTGGGAGTGAGGCAGgccaggaggaggaagatgaagacgAGGATTTTGACTGGCAGGTAGAGCAAGAGATGTATGTGGAATCCTCAGAGGAAGACCTGCAGAAGCTACAGAAATATGGCTTTGGAAACCTGAGGACCGGGGTCTTCTCCAGGCTGCAGGTAATGGATAAAAAATGGAACaggtggatgtgggtggagaCGTCATGCTCTTCCATAGCGCCCTGCTTTGAGGCTGACGCTCGTCAGCCAGGTGAGGTTCTGGTGTCACTTCACGGTTTCTTGCTCTCGGCCATTCAGGAAGAACTGTCGGACGTCATCGACGTAGACGACCCGGAACGCTCCACCCCGGCCACGCGGAGGCGCAATCGCTTGGCCGAGGAGACCTCCGTATTTTGCGCCGACCATTATCTGTGAGTGTGCCGTCGTGCGTGGGGATTCTTCCGTGATGACGCGTTCTGTGGGAGCTCCTGCTCTTTCTGGGCTTATTCACGTGTTCGTTCTGGATCTTGTGTTTGGCTAAACTGTCCAAAACAAAAAAGACTGAACTGTGGCTTCTAATGGTCGCTCCATGTTTCACACAGCGCTTTGTGTGGTTCAGTGGGTCTCCCGAGTGTGGGGGTTGAGTGTGGGGTTTTCACCTTTCACTCACTGAGAGCATCTGGGGTTTCTTTGTGAGGAGCTCGTCGCTCTCCTATCTCTGACCTCCTGGTTTGAGTCGTGTTGCCTCAGAAGCGTTTGTTATTCTTATTCCACCAGGTGTGACTTGTATGAGGGCGAAGAGATAAGACAAGTCTGTCTAAACTTCAAGCCATGGTGGAGTGAGGTGGAACCAGCTTCTGACAGCCATTCTGAAACCAGTAAGTCTACTCGGATTTACTGTTTTGTCTTGGTGTAACACGCAGGCTATTATTAATCATAATTTTAGTTTTTCATAATTTTGAAATGAGTTTCACTCGacgttgagggtgtgtttggtTTTCAGCTCCTGTGTGTTCACGAAGCAGAAAAAAGAAGCCCTGATCCAAGATCAGATTTTGGCATTTTTCACTATCAATCTCTGAAGCTTATTAATGACTCAAATGGTCAAAAGTATTTTATCAAATGATGTCGCAGTGGACCACAACCATAATACATAACCACATCTCTGTTTATATTTCGATCCTGGTTAAATTTAGTACCTCATGAATGTGATAGCATGTGGTTAAGGGGGACAGCGTATGAGGTTACATTAGGTACCAGAATCAACCAGCAGGTGGCGTCACGTTCCTGAAAAGTCGTGGTGTCGCAGCGTGGGCTTCCGCAGGTCTCCGGACCAAATCACTAATGACAGACTGATTTATTGACTCGTATGGAAATGCAAGTTCTTCAGTTTTTGTGGTCAGTTTATATTACTTAGCCCGGAGCTGAGTCAGAGAAACGTGGGCTGTGCTGGTTGCAGTGTTAGATTGCAGTGTTAGACTGCAGAGTCATCTTGCGCAGAGATGTACCATGATTCATCTGGCTATTTTAGTCAATGAGGCATCCACACCCTCTCCAACCCACTgccagtgtaacacacacaccccgtctgtctctctcccgccACCCCGTGCTTGTCGCTCGCGGTTAAAATCGATGGGTTTATCTGACACATTTAAAGCCGTGATGCACGGATCACCGGCTCGGggagtgtgtgcttgtgtgcgcgcgcgtgtgtgtctggGGGGGGTTAGAGCAGTTAGGCGGCGCTGGGGAGGCAACGCTCAGACGTTTCAAtcgcacactctctctctctccctctctttgccTTTAGCAGCCTGTTAATTTCACGAGGCCCCGCGACACACGAACAAATGACACCAAGCTGCAAGTGTATGGCAGAATAAAGGGAGCCAGGGAGAGGATTAAGATGGAGTAgatagtggagagagagagagagagagagagagagagagagagagagagagagagagagaagaagggagggggggggcgttGGAGATCGGTGAATGTGCCTCTGCCAACTGAGCACCTGTCAGTCACCTGCATCAGTAAGTGTCAGTGACTCTTTGATACACTCACTCTGTAGAGGACGactacttcacacacacacacacccccctttGCTCTACGTCTCTttcactgccacacacacacacacaaacatctttCAGCACAGCCTCTCAACCTgcactgacacacaaacacacacacacacaccgtgcgcTGCAGTAATCTTGTCCTCACGTAAAGCCGACTTACTGCGCTCTAATTGCCTGGATTGACAGCTCCAAGGAGCCTGGCTGAGATACAGACATCTTAACGCCGGCCACCACGTCCCGCCACGCCCGCCTCACCGCTCCATCAAACTGTTTGGCTTTAGAAATCCCCGGCCTGCAACATTCTTGTTAAGTCGTAAAATTCAGGTTAATTCACTCTGATGCCTTTTTTTGTTTTCCGTGGTGTTTTGATTGCTTGGCCAGGTCAGAGCGGAAACACGGGCCACTGAGCTCTGACTCCGCCCCCATCGGCCTGTGTGTGACGCAAGAGGGAGCTGACGCTGCTCTgtatttgacctttgacctttctcTCTTAACTTTGACCTTCACAAATAACTCGTCTTGTGCTGTGTGGCTCTGAGTGAGAACTGCATCAGTGTGAACCCTGACCTTTCACTTTCTTCACCTCAGCACGTACCGGGACAGTGAGCCACTCAGCCGTTCAGTGCATCAATCAGTTCAGCTTTCTCCttctttggggagggggggattCAGACAGTTTGTACGACAACATCCGATTACCCACCGTCAGTTTCTAGGTTTGCAGTTATCGACCATGTTTGGAAGGTGTTCCCCCGTCCTGCTCCAGGGACGCCGGGTAGACGGAGCGCAGCAATCAGAGTGTGTCTCCTTCCTCCTGCAGCACTACATCAAAACTAaaccacacacaacccctcCCGCAACAGCCATCTGAAGACCGATGGAAGGAAAACGGCAGCAGATGTTCCAGAAAAATCCAGAGCGCACAGTACTAGCACATTCCTAGAAGAGCACTGATGGGTCCGGACGTCCCGGGTTCCTCACGCCGGCGTCTCGGTGCCGTATCGACTGGCGTCTGGGCTGGTAGCTCTGCTGAGCTTCTGTTCCACAGCTCTCCAGCCAGCGAGTAAACAAATcagctgtgtttgtttgtttgccagccgcgacccccccccccccttccccgaGCGTGCCTCAGTGTCCCGCGGCCGCGTCCGGTTTAAAGGCTTCGCTCACACGTCGCTGCTTTTTGCTTGCGCGCTCGCCGTTCGCCACGACAAGGGGAGCCGGACGAGTCCTGGGTCGGGTTAGTCGGGTAAGCGGAGAGATTTGAGTGATGTGTCCATTAGAGGAGCTTGGCTTTTGGCTCGGGTTGTTTGGCTTTTGAAAGGAAAAAAAGAGGCGCTCTCTTTAGAAAACCCTCCAAGGATGAATGTGGAGAACGGAAGCCCCCAGTCCACAGCTGGACTACATTTCCCCAGAAGCCATCCTTCCTGTTGAGTAAAGACTCAAAGAGATGTGTGCTAATATTTACCTGCCCCCcccctaaaaaaaacactttaaacAAATAACAAACAACTACCACAACACCAGGAAAAAATCCCAAAACCGGGGGTTCGGAATGATTTAAACCCTTAAATGCGTGTGTGGAGTTTCTGAACTCCTTTTCCAGCAGTGTGGTTCTTTGGCGCGAGGAACCTATTAAAACATTCATCATTCCCTGTCATGCTGTGGCCTGggctcagggtgtgtgtgtgggagctcTGGCCCGTCACGGGGAGGCTGGCTGGACTCGCCTGCTCCCGCCCCACAGGAGAGCCGCCCGGTAGAGAAAACCCACctcaggtagagagagagagagagagaggaggtcgcagggtggttgtagttggatgtggggggggggggggggagtccaTGTCGTCATGGTGTAGGAATCCAGCGGCTCCCTGGCCGAGCCAAAGCCCAGCTGCAGCCGGCCGCCTCATTGGAAACATGTGTTGAGTGTATTGTTGCGTGAGGGGGGGTTTGCGTGTGCTTTGTGGTTGGTTGgttgagtgtaggtgtgtgtgtggggatgagtgtattGTATGGGCACAcacgtgtgtggggggggggggggagcatatCATATCTGCTCCTTTACTGCCACTGGGGATCGCCTTCGCTacactctcccccctctccctcccttcccctctccctctccccctctctctccccgctccccctctccctcccttcccctctccctctctctctcctcccccctccccctctctccccccccaggGTATTATCAAGGCATCAGTCAAACTCGGTCACCTCTGTTTACTCTCTCAGCGCAGTTGCTGGCACAGATGTTAAATGTCTCTGATTCACATACGATTGCATTGTTGACTCCaactgtgcatgtgtgggggggagtgcaggtttgagtgtgtgtgggggggagtgcTGGTTTGAGTGTGGTGCGTGCGGGTGCGGGTTTGAGTGTGTGCGGGTGCGGGttcgagtgtgtgtgggtgctgggttgagtgtgtggtgtgtgtgggtgcgggtTTGAGTGCGTGTTGGGTGCGGGTTTGAGTGCGTGCGGGTGCGGGttcgagtgtgtgtgggtgctgggttgagtgtgtggtgcGTGCGGGTGCGGGTTTGAGTGCGTGTTGGGTGCGGGTGCGGGTTTGAGTGCGTGTGGGTGCtgggttgagtgtgtggtgtgtgtgggtgcgggtttgagtgcgtgttgggtgcgggtgcgggtttgagtgcgtgtgagtgctgggttgagtgtgtggtgtgtgtggtgcgggtTGAGTGCGTGTTGGGTGCGGGTGTGGGtttgagtgcgtgtgagtgctgggttgagtgtgtggtgtgtgtgggtgcgggtttgagtgcgtgttgggtgcgggtgcgggttcgagtgtgtgtgggtgcgggtTTGAGTGTGCGGGTGCgggtttaagtgtgtgtgggttctggtTTGCATGTGCTTACAGCTAGTCATCAATCTCACAGATTGAATTGCTTTTGATCTGCTGggatacaacacacacaaacacacacacacacaccatactgaTCCTAATTTATGTACTGGCCTGGAATCTGACCCGgaatctctctcccttcccGTCCACCCGCCCACGTAGCCGTGACCTTCACCGATGAGGAAAAAGAACAAATGAGGAAGTTGCCGACCCGCTCCCACCTGCTGGACCCGGCGACCCGCGGCACCGTTTGGCTGGGCCTGCTGGACGTGCTGCTGGCCTACGTGTACGACGTGCGCACCACGGACGGAGAGCACAACGTGAGCGCTCCCTCACACTCGCACCTGCCGCACGCTCTCGCCAGCGCGCTCATACTTCCTGTCCCCCGTGGCATCAGCTGTTGGGAGTGCGGATCCCACACCTTCACCCCGTTTGCGGAAGCTCCGGGTGTCTCCGACTCTTTTTAAGGCATTCCAGACATCTTTTTGAAAGAATCTTCCAGAAAGGCTGCCACACGTACCCGCAATAAAAATTGATGTGAAATGCGTAAAAATAGTGTTTTCTTCAGGGCTATGCGTTTTAAATCACATGTTTGAAGCGTATGGAGAGAGTGAGCTATAATTCTGGAAAGACCTGGGGTACGGCTACTGTAAACAGACCTGTTGGCCCTGGTCCGAATCTCTGACATATCATAAACATCCCTCAGACATCTGCACTTTAGTTTCCTTCTGGGAGAGCCGGAGAACTACTCAGCGTCCCTCGTGAGATTTCTCTTTTGTAGAAAAACCGAACTCTTAGTAACGGAAGAGTTTGTGTTGGTTTGGGTCCATAGCAAAGCTCTGAATATGAATTCGTCTGAGGCCGTTGTTGGAGGGCAGAGAAGCAAAGGGTCTTGAACGGTTTGTAACTTTTACAATGGTCAGGAGCGTTTACTGTGGTCAGTTtgagctgtttgtgtgtgtgttgagttatATGCCCCGTCTGTGTTGAGGTGTTCTGACCTGGTTCGGCTGTGTTTTGCAGGTGGAGTCTGCGTGGACCATAAGAAAACTGAGTGGAACTCTGAGCTGGCTAGAGGTATGTTGGTCCACACATCCAGGATCTCAACCCCTACGTGTCCCTCAGCAAGGCTGCCAGAGGCCTCCCCAGCACAGACGGCCCCGCACCGCCCCCATCCTCACCGCCCATTCAACCCCCTTCCCCTTTCTTCTCCCCCAATGAAAGGAAGAATGGATGAATTCGGCGTTCTCCAGGGACGTGGCAGGCCGGTAAACGCGCGGCGACAg from Brachyhypopomus gauderio isolate BG-103 chromosome 8, BGAUD_0.2, whole genome shotgun sequence harbors:
- the shq1 gene encoding protein SHQ1 homolog, giving the protein MITPAFELSQDSDYLTLVIRVPYTRTSEFDVYVDGDDFKFYAKPYFLRLSLPGRIVQDGREKACFDIDKGLFTLRVPKEKAGHHFEGLQMLTSLLAPKGSRSAKALVEDVGACGGSEAGQEEEDEDEDFDWQVEQEMYVESSEEDLQKLQKYGFGNLRTGVFSRLQEELSDVIDVDDPERSTPATRRRNRLAEETSVFCADHYLCDLYEGEEIRQVCLNFKPWWSEVEPASDSHSETTVTFTDEEKEQMRKLPTRSHLLDPATRGTVWLGLLDVLLAYVYDVRTTDGEHNVESAWTIRKLSGTLSWLETYHSVQEVLVCFGRRALCYPLHRHFFLITAALRDTAHILQCDETCLR